One genomic region from Anabaena sp. PCC 7108 encodes:
- a CDS encoding glycosyltransferase family 2 protein codes for MNNANIAVIMTCYNRREITLVCLHALYQQNIPLDVYLVDDGSSDGTSNSVQSAYPEVNILLGNGSLFWGGGMRLAFAEALKHNYQFYIWLNDDTVLAPDAINKLLQIYQNLAQQGYQDTIIVGSTQDPITGKATYGGAVRSQRWYSNKFEFVPPSEEPQQCDTMYGNCVLISHLVTEKIGNLDPAFVHTFGDLDYGLRAKKSGCTVWTAPGYIGTCSKNSVRDSWADSKLPIHKRLQKVTQIKAFPVGPWTIFTRRHSGVFWYFYWFLPYIRAIIGYKNLQASATFSDD; via the coding sequence ATGAACAATGCAAATATTGCCGTAATCATGACTTGCTACAACAGACGAGAAATAACCCTGGTTTGTCTGCACGCACTCTATCAGCAAAATATTCCCCTAGACGTTTATTTAGTTGATGATGGTAGTTCTGATGGCACATCAAATAGTGTTCAATCTGCATATCCCGAAGTCAATATACTACTAGGAAATGGCAGCCTTTTTTGGGGAGGAGGAATGCGCTTGGCATTTGCAGAAGCACTCAAACACAACTACCAATTTTACATCTGGTTAAACGATGATACAGTTCTTGCTCCCGATGCCATTAACAAATTACTGCAAATTTATCAAAACCTAGCACAACAAGGTTATCAAGATACAATCATTGTCGGTTCTACACAAGACCCCATCACAGGTAAAGCAACCTATGGTGGTGCAGTCCGATCCCAACGTTGGTACTCCAACAAATTTGAGTTTGTGCCACCCAGCGAAGAACCCCAGCAGTGTGACACCATGTATGGGAATTGCGTACTTATTTCTCATTTAGTCACTGAAAAAATCGGCAATTTAGATCCTGCTTTCGTTCATACTTTCGGTGATCTTGACTACGGACTCAGAGCGAAAAAATCTGGCTGCACAGTCTGGACAGCCCCAGGATACATCGGTACTTGTTCCAAAAATTCAGTTCGTGATAGTTGGGCAGATAGCAAACTTCCCATCCATAAACGTCTGCAAAAAGTAACTCAAATCAAAGCCTTTCCAGTTGGTCCCTGGACTATATTCACCCGCAGACATTCAGGAGTATTCTGGTATTTTTACTGGTTTTTACCCTACATTAGAGCCATTATTGGCTACAAAAACTTACAAGCTTCTGCTACCTTTAGCGATGACTAA
- a CDS encoding glycosyltransferase family 4 protein, producing the protein MNIQPLILSFSDIEGGAARATFRLHQGLQTIGIKSQMLVQKKLSSDPAVAAPNTNFIRSLAGTRISLDAMPLKSYPHRKQTTFSPQWLPDTVTRKVAEIAPNIINLHWINAGYICIETIGKLKQPLVWTLHDMWAFTGGCHYSQECDRYTESCGTCPQLDSSKNSDLSSWIWQRKTKAWKNLDLTIVAPSSWMSKCANSSSLFRNLPIEVIPNGIDTKIYKPINQNLAREVLQLPLNKQLILFGSLNVTSDKRKGFHLLQEALQSLSLRKSPDNLELVIIGASQAEKSLDLCFKTHYLGTLHDDISLAMVYSAADVFVLPSTEDNLPNTIMESMACGTPCVAFNIGGIPDMIGHQQNGYLVPAYDTQDLAQGIVWLLEDEERRHKLSYQGLEKVEREYALEIQAGRYASLFCNILSSSKQRRI; encoded by the coding sequence ATGAACATTCAACCTTTAATTTTAAGCTTTTCTGATATTGAAGGTGGTGCAGCCCGCGCTACCTTCCGATTACATCAAGGCTTACAGACCATCGGCATAAAATCTCAAATGTTAGTGCAAAAAAAATTGAGTAGCGATCCAGCAGTAGCAGCACCCAACACCAATTTTATTCGTAGTTTAGCTGGAACAAGAATTAGCCTTGATGCGATGCCTTTAAAAAGCTATCCTCACCGTAAACAAACAACATTCTCTCCTCAATGGCTACCAGATACAGTAACTCGTAAAGTTGCGGAAATTGCTCCTAATATTATTAATTTACATTGGATTAATGCTGGATATATATGCATAGAAACAATTGGCAAACTAAAGCAACCTTTAGTCTGGACTCTGCATGATATGTGGGCATTTACAGGTGGCTGTCATTACAGTCAAGAATGCGATCGCTACACAGAATCCTGTGGTACTTGTCCACAACTAGACAGTAGCAAAAATTCCGACCTATCTAGCTGGATATGGCAGCGCAAAACTAAAGCCTGGAAAAATCTTGATCTAACTATAGTCGCACCCAGTTCATGGATGAGCAAATGTGCAAATTCTAGTTCCCTATTTAGAAATCTACCAATTGAAGTTATTCCCAACGGAATTGATACTAAAATCTACAAACCAATTAATCAAAATTTGGCTAGAGAAGTTTTACAATTACCCTTAAATAAACAACTAATTCTTTTTGGTTCTCTCAATGTCACAAGTGATAAAAGAAAAGGGTTCCATTTATTGCAAGAAGCCCTACAAAGTTTAAGCTTAAGAAAATCGCCAGATAATTTAGAGTTAGTGATTATTGGTGCTTCTCAAGCCGAAAAATCTCTCGATCTCTGCTTCAAAACTCATTATTTAGGTACATTACATGATGATATTTCTCTAGCTATGGTCTATTCGGCAGCGGATGTCTTTGTTTTACCTTCTACTGAAGATAACTTGCCTAATACCATTATGGAATCGATGGCTTGTGGCACACCTTGCGTTGCTTTTAACATCGGCGGTATACCTGACATGATTGGACATCAACAAAATGGTTATTTAGTTCCGGCTTATGATACACAAGACTTAGCTCAAGGGATTGTCTGGCTATTAGAAGATGAAGAACGTCGTCACAAGTTATCCTATCAAGGTCTTGAAAAAGTAGAAAGAGAATATGCTCTAGAAATTCAAGCTGGTCGCTACGCATCGCTTTTTTGTAATATTTTGTCCTCCAGCAAGCAGCGTCGCATTTAA
- a CDS encoding glycosyltransferase family 2 protein gives MSDFKFQTPVILIIFNRPDTTKKVFAAIRQAQPPKLLVISDGFRPDRPGEFEKCTDTRAIIDQVDWKCEVLKNYSNHNLGCRNRISTGLNWAFEQVEEAIILEDDCLPHPTFFRFCQEMLEFYRHDTRIASICGDNTPVGYRRTQDSYYFSLYNRCWGWATWKRVWLNYDVDMKKWPLVRDNNWLYDILQDDYAVNVWTNIFNSTYDKLNTSWAYQFTFSLWMQSLMNIIPNVNIVSNIGFNESGTNTLNREDPRANVPTQAINFPIQHPPFIIRDTLADAFTQKYVYNPYSLPKRIKNKLKKIFKA, from the coding sequence ATGTCAGATTTTAAATTTCAAACCCCCGTAATTTTGATTATCTTTAATCGCCCAGATACTACAAAAAAAGTATTTGCAGCAATTCGTCAAGCCCAGCCACCAAAACTATTAGTGATTTCTGACGGGTTCCGTCCAGACAGACCAGGGGAATTTGAGAAATGCACTGATACGCGGGCAATTATCGATCAAGTAGACTGGAAATGTGAAGTTTTAAAAAATTACTCTAATCACAATTTAGGATGTAGAAATCGAATTTCCACTGGTTTAAATTGGGCATTTGAACAAGTGGAAGAAGCAATTATTTTAGAAGATGATTGTTTGCCACACCCAACATTTTTTCGCTTTTGTCAGGAAATGCTAGAGTTCTATAGACACGATACTAGAATTGCTTCTATCTGTGGAGATAATACTCCAGTAGGTTATAGACGTACTCAGGATAGTTATTATTTTTCTCTATATAATCGCTGTTGGGGATGGGCAACTTGGAAAAGAGTGTGGCTAAATTACGATGTAGATATGAAAAAATGGCCTCTAGTTAGAGACAATAATTGGCTTTACGATATATTGCAGGATGATTATGCAGTTAATGTTTGGACTAACATTTTTAACTCTACTTATGATAAATTAAACACTAGTTGGGCTTATCAATTTACATTTTCACTGTGGATGCAAAGCCTGATGAATATTATACCTAATGTCAATATTGTCTCTAATATTGGTTTTAATGAAAGTGGGACTAACACATTAAATAGGGAAGATCCTAGAGCTAATGTTCCTACTCAAGCTATAAATTTTCCGATTCAACATCCACCATTTATAATTCGTGACACTCTCGCAGATGCTTTCACACAAAAATATGTTTACAATCCTTATAGTTTGCCAAAACGGATTAAAAATAAACTGAAAAAGATATTTAAAGCATAA
- a CDS encoding WecB/TagA/CpsF family glycosyltransferase, producing the protein MDKTFYNFLGIHAQALTINELNLLIGAAVKQNQKWIIANHNLHSLYLYHHQKKMQTFYAKADYTHIDGMALVLLGQRLGLPLQREHRVTYADWVWTLMTEAHQQKWRIFYLGSKPGVAETGANILRDKFPGLEIKTNHGYIDSNSESPENQEILSQITAYQPHILMVGMGMPRQENWILDNLEQICANVILPSGACIDYVAGAIPTPPRWMGRLGFEWLYRLLSEPKRLWKRYLVEPWFILKLFLQEFLTKQLKIN; encoded by the coding sequence ATGGATAAAACTTTCTATAATTTTTTAGGTATTCACGCCCAAGCATTGACTATTAATGAACTTAATTTGCTTATTGGGGCAGCTGTAAAACAAAATCAAAAATGGATAATTGCTAACCACAATTTACACAGTCTGTATCTATATCATCACCAAAAAAAAATGCAGACTTTTTATGCCAAAGCAGATTACACACATATAGATGGTATGGCCTTGGTATTACTAGGACAGCGTTTAGGACTACCTTTGCAACGAGAACATAGAGTTACCTATGCAGACTGGGTATGGACGCTAATGACAGAAGCTCATCAACAAAAGTGGCGGATTTTTTACTTAGGCTCAAAACCAGGAGTAGCAGAAACTGGTGCTAATATCCTACGTGATAAATTTCCAGGTTTAGAGATTAAAACCAATCATGGTTACATTGACTCTAATTCTGAGAGTCCAGAAAACCAGGAAATTTTGTCACAAATTACAGCTTACCAACCGCACATATTAATGGTAGGTATGGGTATGCCTCGACAAGAAAACTGGATTCTCGATAATCTAGAACAGATTTGTGCGAACGTCATCCTTCCCAGTGGTGCTTGTATAGATTATGTGGCCGGTGCAATACCTACTCCTCCTCGCTGGATGGGGCGTTTGGGTTTTGAATGGCTATACCGTTTGTTGAGTGAACCAAAAAGACTTTGGAAACGCTATCTAGTTGAACCTTGGTTTATTCTCAAACTCTTCTTACAAGAATTTTTGACTAAGCAGTTAAAAATTAATTAA
- a CDS encoding polysaccharide biosynthesis tyrosine autokinase: MNSNNYTEEIDFEQYWQILKRRFPAAASLFSIIVIFFTLIGNFQKPSYEVQGELLFKVDRTSSLIGFGKETQEVQVDKKDPISTEIEVITSSPLLQKTINTLKIKDKTGVTIKPGVLKKQLKLKNIPGTDVLQISYKSSNPKEAAAIVNNLMSIYIKENILTNRSEATLAREFIAKQLPTSESTVQKAEVALRQFKENNQIISLEEEGKKAVEVIASLDQRISMIQSDLASANARSVELRNKLDLEPQQAMNLIALTESPGVQQVLKELQKLEEQLAVEQSRYLDSTPVIVSLKAKKLAIKTVLKERISQVIGNNNNIDINNLQIGELKQKITYDFLNIETQKLGMMKQLEALYSSKASYKKQLDTLPKLEQDQRELERKLKAAQSTYAVLLENLQETRVTENKNTSKARIIEPAIVPEKPSNSKKIISIALGIILGFILGIAMIIILEIQDQSIKTTREIQKIFKYTLLASIPAWTKKKNLILGKNVEWPISHLPVLDKQGQQIAEIYRILQANLKFLSSEPPLKAIVVTSTVPKEGKSTVSANLAAAIAQLGRKVLLVDANMRHPLQHQIWNITNTVGLSDVIVDQIEFEAAVQRGIDNLDVLTSGDIPFNPLSLVDSKRMVSLIEDFYQNYDFVIIDAPPLVIGVEALTLGKMTDGLLLVARPGIIDINSATTVEKYLDQSKSNILGLVINGLNWETKSDKYSYYLNPFSVDLKSNDISEHIINNQVNSKNAQKLSYINEIFSYFRK; encoded by the coding sequence ATGAACTCTAACAATTACACAGAAGAAATAGACTTTGAGCAGTATTGGCAGATTCTAAAACGACGCTTCCCCGCAGCCGCAAGCTTATTCAGCATAATCGTGATCTTTTTCACATTGATTGGTAACTTTCAAAAGCCAAGTTATGAAGTACAAGGTGAGCTACTTTTCAAAGTAGATCGTACCTCTTCACTTATAGGATTTGGCAAAGAAACACAAGAAGTCCAGGTAGATAAAAAAGACCCTATCAGCACAGAAATAGAAGTAATTACTTCTAGCCCACTTTTGCAGAAGACTATTAATACACTAAAAATTAAAGATAAAACTGGAGTTACTATCAAACCTGGAGTACTGAAAAAACAACTAAAACTGAAGAATATTCCTGGCACAGATGTACTGCAAATCTCTTACAAAAGTAGCAATCCAAAGGAAGCAGCCGCAATAGTTAACAACCTAATGAGTATTTATATCAAGGAAAATATTCTCACAAATAGGTCAGAAGCAACTTTAGCTAGAGAGTTTATTGCTAAACAACTTCCTACTAGTGAAAGTACTGTTCAGAAAGCAGAAGTAGCTCTGCGCCAGTTCAAAGAAAATAACCAGATTATCTCACTAGAAGAAGAAGGAAAAAAAGCAGTAGAGGTGATTGCAAGTTTAGATCAAAGAATCAGTATGATTCAATCTGACTTAGCAAGTGCAAATGCCAGATCAGTTGAACTTAGAAACAAATTAGACTTAGAGCCTCAGCAAGCCATGAATTTAATTGCACTTACCGAATCTCCTGGAGTACAGCAAGTGCTGAAAGAACTACAAAAATTAGAAGAACAGTTAGCTGTAGAGCAAAGCCGATATTTAGATTCAACCCCAGTAATTGTTAGCTTAAAAGCCAAAAAACTAGCAATAAAAACTGTATTAAAAGAGCGGATTAGCCAGGTTATTGGTAATAACAATAATATTGATATCAATAATTTGCAGATAGGAGAACTAAAACAAAAAATTACTTATGATTTTCTCAATATAGAAACACAAAAATTAGGTATGATGAAACAATTAGAAGCTTTATATAGCTCAAAAGCTAGTTATAAAAAACAATTAGATACTTTGCCAAAATTAGAGCAAGATCAGCGAGAACTAGAACGAAAATTGAAAGCTGCTCAGTCTACATATGCAGTTCTTTTAGAGAATTTACAGGAAACACGAGTCACAGAAAATAAAAATACCAGTAAAGCTAGAATTATAGAACCAGCAATAGTTCCTGAAAAACCTTCTAATAGTAAAAAAATTATCAGTATTGCATTAGGAATTATATTAGGATTTATCTTAGGTATAGCTATGATAATAATTCTAGAAATCCAAGATCAATCTATTAAAACTACCAGGGAAATTCAAAAAATATTTAAATATACATTGCTGGCAAGTATTCCTGCTTGGACAAAAAAGAAAAATCTTATTTTGGGTAAAAATGTGGAATGGCCGATTTCACATTTACCAGTTTTAGATAAACAGGGTCAGCAAATAGCAGAGATATATCGCATCCTCCAGGCTAATCTCAAATTTCTGAGTTCAGAACCACCCCTAAAAGCGATTGTAGTCACCAGCACGGTTCCCAAAGAAGGTAAATCTACAGTTTCGGCAAATTTAGCAGCAGCGATCGCACAATTAGGTCGTAAAGTTTTATTAGTAGATGCTAATATGCGTCATCCATTGCAACATCAGATATGGAATATCACTAATACAGTCGGATTGAGTGATGTGATTGTCGATCAAATAGAATTTGAGGCAGCTGTACAACGAGGAATAGATAATTTAGATGTATTGACTAGCGGGGATATTCCTTTTAATCCTTTATCTCTAGTTGATTCCAAACGGATGGTTTCCTTGATTGAAGATTTTTATCAAAATTATGATTTTGTAATTATAGATGCCCCTCCATTAGTAATAGGTGTTGAAGCTTTGACTTTAGGAAAAATGACAGATGGGCTTTTGTTAGTAGCAAGACCAGGAATAATAGATATTAATAGTGCTACTACTGTTGAAAAATATTTAGATCAATCAAAATCAAATATTTTAGGTCTTGTTATAAATGGTCTTAATTGGGAAACTAAATCAGATAAATATTCCTACTATTTGAATCCTTTTTCAGTCGATTTAAAGTCCAACGATATTAGTGAACACATAATAAATAATCAAGTAAATAGCAAGAATGCCCAAAAGTTGAGTTATATAAATGAGATTTTTAGTTATTTTAGAAAATAA
- a CDS encoding O-antigen ligase: MTNKFLQQLFRYFETVSVVLLLLFAETLNIPSVVDKSINAVSYLIVTILVISQFKRIVYVLTRDISLLLLVMIAVLSNLWSEAIDVTSIQSRSLLRTTFFAAYLASRYSPRELISLLSSTISISIITSFAASIAIPSFGTGVVNGKLTWKGIYAFKQYLARFMAIGSLVFLMKILDKKYNTWLAFLGLVSSLILILQSQSKTALILFIFSLLVLPIFTILKQSAGIRLISLLIFATIFSSIVTIISLNLEFILVDLLGKDMELNGRIPVWTLVIEKALERRWFGYGYAAFWYSDEAYYIVKNSWASLSVGNEVSRFHSHNGFVDLFTQLGFVGLGLFIINLINLFNRLIKIIIITKTLESFWMLQVLLIKIILNTVELITILSPSNIFWILYVYIALSSAVWYRRLCNNQPAM; encoded by the coding sequence TTGACTAATAAGTTTCTACAGCAGTTATTCAGATATTTTGAAACAGTTAGCGTTGTTTTATTGCTTTTGTTTGCTGAGACTTTAAACATACCGAGTGTTGTAGACAAAAGTATAAATGCTGTTAGTTATTTAATTGTCACGATTTTGGTGATTAGCCAATTTAAACGTATTGTTTATGTTTTGACTAGAGATATATCCTTGCTGCTTCTAGTTATGATTGCTGTCTTATCAAATTTATGGTCTGAAGCAATCGATGTCACCTCAATCCAAAGTAGATCCTTATTGCGTACCACATTTTTTGCTGCTTATTTAGCTAGTCGTTACTCACCTAGAGAACTCATCAGTTTGTTGTCGTCCACCATAAGTATATCAATAATTACGAGTTTTGCTGCCAGCATAGCCATACCTTCTTTTGGTACTGGAGTTGTTAACGGTAAGCTAACTTGGAAAGGAATTTATGCCTTCAAGCAATATCTAGCTAGGTTCATGGCTATAGGATCACTGGTTTTTCTGATGAAGATTTTAGACAAAAAATATAATACATGGCTGGCATTCCTAGGACTTGTTTCTAGCTTAATACTTATTTTACAAAGTCAGAGTAAAACAGCTTTAATATTATTTATTTTTTCTCTATTAGTATTACCTATTTTCACAATATTGAAACAATCTGCTGGCATACGGCTAATTTCTCTACTTATTTTTGCTACAATTTTTAGCAGTATTGTAACTATAATTTCCTTGAACCTTGAGTTTATACTGGTAGACTTGCTAGGTAAAGATATGGAATTAAATGGGCGAATTCCCGTATGGACATTAGTTATAGAAAAAGCCTTAGAACGACGATGGTTTGGATATGGTTATGCTGCATTTTGGTATTCCGATGAGGCTTATTATATAGTGAAAAATTCATGGGCTTCTCTGTCAGTTGGTAACGAAGTAAGTCGCTTTCACTCTCACAATGGTTTTGTAGACCTATTCACGCAATTAGGATTTGTAGGATTAGGGCTGTTTATCATTAATCTTATTAATCTATTTAATAGACTAATTAAAATCATCATAATTACTAAGACATTAGAAAGTTTTTGGATGCTACAGGTGCTATTAATTAAAATCATTCTGAATACAGTAGAGCTTATTACCATTCTCTCACCAAGCAATATATTTTGGATTCTTTATGTCTACATAGCATTATCATCTGCTGTTTGGTATAGACGGCTATGCAACAATCAGCCAGCTATGTAG
- a CDS encoding glycosyltransferase — protein sequence MRLLIVSTLDSDQPFGAFTRPFYLGQYLAKQFDLCQLGLNCASVDYAKSTSVGSRSLSAYVHKIQEYITEFSPDIIYAQETLPGIAALIAVTLSRYKKCQLVFDFHTLSAFEYWTRLATTTNKLQEFKQFIKTYLAQGVLLFANCSIIAASAATVKMIPQWYPTRLNHNIYSVGNGVSEDLLQAPFISTPDPYEHLRPAKIAVVIAPKTYQFPTNDMSVDMTIQIAKYLQYQVEDIHFVVIGRNAEDLISSLPKNITFIGFLPSRSDFIAHLVHTDICLLPFPETAVAGGARNKALDYLAVKKLVISTWEGLRGLEEFRHQEHLLVTGYAVEEFANTVKEAVTNLQNYQPLVENAYSLIQSKYSWQSMADRVAEVFNNHIK from the coding sequence ATGCGATTACTAATAGTTTCTACTCTCGATTCTGACCAACCATTCGGTGCATTTACTCGACCTTTTTATCTTGGACAATATCTAGCTAAACAGTTTGATTTATGTCAATTGGGTTTAAATTGTGCCAGTGTTGATTATGCTAAATCTACATCTGTTGGTTCAAGAAGTTTATCAGCTTATGTCCACAAAATTCAAGAATACATTACAGAATTTAGTCCTGATATTATCTATGCCCAAGAAACTTTACCAGGAATAGCAGCTTTAATTGCTGTCACCCTCAGTAGATATAAAAAATGCCAACTGGTGTTTGATTTTCATACTCTTTCTGCTTTTGAATATTGGACTCGGTTGGCAACTACTACTAATAAATTGCAGGAATTTAAACAATTTATTAAAACTTATCTTGCCCAAGGAGTATTATTATTTGCTAATTGTTCTATCATTGCTGCCAGTGCTGCCACTGTGAAAATGATTCCTCAATGGTATCCCACTCGATTAAATCATAATATTTATAGTGTGGGTAATGGAGTTTCTGAAGATTTATTGCAAGCTCCTTTTATTTCTACACCTGATCCTTATGAACATTTACGTCCGGCTAAAATTGCTGTAGTGATTGCTCCTAAAACATATCAATTTCCTACTAATGATATGTCAGTTGATATGACTATACAAATTGCTAAATATTTACAATATCAAGTTGAAGATATTCACTTTGTTGTCATTGGCAGAAATGCAGAGGACTTAATTTCATCTTTACCTAAAAATATTACATTTATTGGCTTTTTGCCAAGTCGTAGTGATTTTATTGCTCATTTAGTCCATACTGATATTTGCTTATTGCCATTTCCTGAAACTGCTGTTGCTGGTGGGGCGCGGAATAAAGCACTAGATTATTTAGCTGTAAAAAAATTAGTTATTTCTACATGGGAAGGACTTAGGGGTTTAGAGGAATTTCGCCACCAGGAACATCTTTTAGTTACGGGTTACGCTGTTGAAGAATTTGCTAACACTGTCAAAGAAGCTGTCACTAATTTACAAAATTATCAGCCTTTAGTAGAGAATGCTTATTCCTTAATTCAAAGTAAATATTCTTGGCAATCGATGGCGGATCGTGTAGCCGAGGTATTTAATAATCACATCAAATAA
- a CDS encoding flippase, which translates to MLKTISTISSKLSPNLYKFAGNTAWLLADKMLRMGVGLFVGLWVARYLGPEKFGIYNYAIAFVSMLTPLSTLGLDQIAIRNIIRDPQDKNQVLGTAFILKFIGGLVTLTLTIYGIGLLRPGDISIRLLVGVIAIGTLFQAFDTIDFFFQSQQQSKYTVFARGIAFALSSIGKIFLIQTQAPLIMFAGIWSIELGFGAVGLVFAYRLQGHIIKKWRYNFNYAKKLLKDSWTLIFSSIVIMIYMRIDQIMLGQMIGDQAVGIYSAAVKISELWYFIPISIANSAFPAILEAKNNSENLYYQRLEKLLGLMSLLSYTVAIPVCFVSKDIVNLLYGKGYEEAGLILTTHIWTGVFVSSGLVRSLWTTTEGFMKFALASTTIGAIINVVLNYFFIKTYHGLGAAIATVIAQFFASYASNFLFSPTRKIFIYQTKSLLLLPLLKVMKTKLNL; encoded by the coding sequence ATGTTAAAAACAATATCTACAATTAGCTCAAAATTAAGTCCTAATTTATATAAATTTGCTGGTAACACCGCTTGGTTATTAGCAGATAAAATGTTGAGAATGGGTGTGGGATTATTTGTAGGACTTTGGGTGGCTCGTTATTTAGGCCCAGAAAAGTTTGGTATCTATAACTATGCGATAGCTTTCGTTTCCATGTTGACTCCACTCTCAACCTTGGGACTAGATCAAATTGCAATTCGCAATATTATCCGCGACCCCCAGGATAAAAATCAAGTTCTTGGTACTGCATTTATTCTCAAATTTATTGGCGGTCTCGTTACTTTAACACTGACAATTTATGGAATTGGTCTACTCCGTCCTGGAGATATTTCTATTCGTTTATTAGTAGGAGTTATAGCTATCGGCACGCTTTTTCAAGCATTTGATACAATTGATTTTTTCTTTCAATCTCAGCAACAATCAAAATATACAGTTTTTGCTAGAGGGATAGCATTTGCTTTAAGTAGTATTGGTAAAATATTCCTAATTCAAACCCAAGCACCTCTGATTATGTTTGCTGGAATTTGGTCAATTGAACTTGGGTTTGGAGCCGTTGGACTAGTGTTTGCATATCGCTTACAGGGTCATATTATCAAAAAATGGCGATATAACTTTAATTATGCCAAAAAATTACTTAAAGATAGTTGGACGCTGATTTTTTCTAGTATTGTCATTATGATCTATATGCGAATAGATCAGATTATGTTAGGTCAGATGATTGGTGACCAAGCCGTGGGAATTTATTCCGCAGCTGTAAAAATATCAGAACTATGGTATTTCATCCCTATTTCTATTGCTAACTCAGCATTTCCGGCTATTTTAGAAGCAAAAAATAATAGTGAAAATCTTTATTATCAGCGTCTAGAAAAACTACTGGGATTAATGTCATTATTATCCTATACAGTGGCTATACCAGTCTGTTTTGTATCTAAAGACATAGTCAATTTGTTATACGGTAAAGGTTATGAAGAAGCAGGATTAATATTAACAACTCATATATGGACTGGTGTATTTGTTTCATCAGGTTTAGTCAGAAGCTTGTGGACAACCACAGAAGGCTTTATGAAATTTGCTTTAGCCTCAACTACAATCGGCGCGATAATTAATGTTGTTTTAAATTATTTTTTCATTAAAACTTATCATGGTTTAGGAGCAGCGATAGCTACAGTAATTGCTCAATTTTTCGCATCTTATGCCAGTAATTTTTTATTTTCACCAACCAGAAAAATTTTCATCTATCAAACTAAATCACTACTGTTGTTACCTTTGTTAAAAGTCATGAAAACAAAATTGAATTTATAA